The genomic interval ATTCCTACCAAGGagataattgtggacttcaggaagtgcaagggaacacacaccagtccttgaggCCTTGAGGGAttagtagtggaaagggtgagcagtttgaagatcctgggtgtcaacatctctgagctcaacatattgatacaattaacACAGGCGGCAcggcagcagctatacttcattattaGTTTGAAGAAACTTGTCACCTTGAACATTGTCCATTCACTCAttgtttcagaaacagtttcttcccctctgcaatcaggtttctgaacggacaatgaacccatacacattacttcactatttttccctttttttgctCTGTTTATACTACTTGCTTAATTCTATATTTTTTATTGCAATTTAGATTTTTTAAACTGTATTGCACTgcagtgctgccacaaaacatcacatttcatgacatatgccagtgatattaaacctgattctgaggatCTTAGATACTTGGAATCTTCTATTCTGGCAAGCTGTGAAGGTAGAATCATGGAAACATGTTGAAGACCTTGCATGAAAATAGAGCTAGACCAACAGATCATTCCCATTTCTTCTGTTCTTTTGATTTTATTAAATCCACTGTGCCAAACACTGGTTTCAGATTTTAATGCTGCATTTCTGGAAGAGAACTAGATAAACATCATGTTTTTCTCCAGCTCAAATTGCTTTCAATGATTTCTACCTTACTCCAACTTAGGGTTGAAATAAAAATGTATCTACATTTGAGACGATTTATTCTAATCTCGCAATAAGCAATTTACTAATTAACTTAGTTACTGCAGCAACAGGTTACACTACCAATTGATCTACAACTGGTATTTCTGAAGCTTAATTTGTTAACATTTCACCAAAGGTGGAGTAGCAACTATTCATCCTTCCCCAATCAATACAGTTTTCACTCTAATTTTAATTTGTATATCATTTTAAGGGAATCACAAAGATGTGTGGTTCACAATTTCAGCTACATAAATATTATTGACAAggcacattttccctcccagtaCAAAGTATACATTTTATTTTGAAAGCAGTATTGGTGAAATCCAGTGTGGACCTTGCTTCATCTTGTTCCTTTGCTAGCTTGCATCTTTCAAGTAATTTGTTTTTGGTCCTAATCTTCACACTATAAAACAAAAAGAACAAAGTTATTGTTGTTCATAAGTTTAGGCTGTAAATTGTTGCTGCTCGTGTTGTTCTAGTGAACATTGTGGATGCAGTGCTGAcatcagaatgtgtggcaacacttgtgggctgcactCAGCGCATCCTTAAATGTATTGTTAACCAAACAACAGTTTACTACATTTCCATGTAcacttaataaataaatctgagccACAACCATTTTGAGATGGAGCTGTTTCACAAACAGGCATCACTATATTTCACAAATATTGAGTCAGTGATTATTTTTCATAAATGTGGTTCATTACCTGTTAAATGTTAAGATTGTGATTTTACATCACTCCAGTTTCTTGGGATTGTTAACAGCAACATAATGGTACAGGACAACTAGGAGGAATAAAGACACGCCTAGCATGTTGGCGAAAATTGCCAGCTGCACGTCTGTGATCAtcctaaaagaaaaataaaaaaaaacattagagaaaaataaaaaaaattggaaaaaaatgCGAAGAACACAGCTGTCGTGCAAAGTAAACTATTGTGAAATTAATGAACCAGTGCAATTCTGGAACCCATCAATAGATAATTCCAAATTCCAATCACAAAATATTTATCCAGCAGTAATGTGAAGTGAAgcgtattgtcatttaactacaggtagtccccgagttacgaacgtccaacttacggacaattcgtacttacgaaccgaggaaggagaacgccgcctgccattttaagttgttgccgttgacactgttgtatttggcttaaatttttcttagtaagattcaacCTGACCCCGCACCTGCCACCCTCGTTccagtcagctggtggcgcagtgagatcagtgccgggctggagaatggagtgGAGGTTtgcaagttcgatccagtgacagactgctcccgtgctgggttgatgtcgagctcgcaactcaaccttgtaaaccagtttaaattcccacgcggaatattgtggaagatcaaatacccaaacccagcacagcccccacttgtcccatttaacctgtctcagtgcggtgcagTTTAGCACCCGAGGaattcagtgctgtggtccttaggacccagcggacctcaggaGTCGGCACAGGTCAGGACccaccgcccgcagtgtttctgttccattgacaggaagcgatcgcgattgaaaataaagtggaaataataaagaggaaaagaaagagttgaaacgccatcggtcattggaaaagcgttaggctacagtcagttaacgatcagaacaattttaaaggataaagttagaataatggagcatgtgaaaggccctgccccgatgaatgctacaattattactaagcaacacagtggtttaattattggaacacatatgtttcttaagtgttttatatgcatagaaaggtgaaatatatacaatatactaagacaaatgtttgactaactgacactaaataataccggatatacttgttccaacttacgcacaaatccgacttaaagacggactcaagaacggaactcgtacgtaacccggggactgcctgtacatatATGCTATAAAATCAtatatgtatatagaaatgagacgttTCACCAAACCTGTgcataaagcacagtagtacacctAATACACGATAACTTCTAAACAGGATGAAATCTACAAActctgtgatgcagcctgtgttattttacaacattgaatcacagtggatttaatttggcctcttcacaCTGATCAACACAAAAAGACGtgtaaaaatgaaaacagatctgtgAAGAGATCTAAATTACAaacataaaagacaaaataatttattgcatAAGTATTTACATCAAATCAcgggtgcagccagttggtttcagaaggcacataattagttaaatggagatcaccatgtgcagtctCAGTGTTTCAATTGATATGTAGTAAAACTACACCAGTATCCGGAAGGaacaactgctggtgagtcagtatcttggcaaaaattacaccatgaacacaaaagaatactccaagcaactccatgatactgaagtcaggagatagataaaagaaaatttccaagacactgaatatcccttggagtaaagtcaatcatcaagaaatggaaagaatatggcacagctggaaAGCAGCCCTTCCTCAAAAAcggagtgaccgtgcaagaagggaggCCAccagagacctatgacaactctagagGAGTTACCAGCTTCACTGCTAAGAAGAGGGAGAcactgcacatacaactgttgctGGGTGCTTCactagtcgcagctttatgggagcgtggcaaagagaaagccactgttgaggaaaaaaattcacatgaaatcttggatagagtttgccagaaggcatgcgggagagtctgaagtcagctggaaggagcTTTTTGAGCTTTTTGgttatcagactaaatgctatgtttggcataagcctaAAACTGCACTTCAACAAAACATGCCATCTCTGCTGTGAAACTTAGTGGTGgctaaagccaaagctacacaggaatggctgaaAAACAAAGTCAATActctggaatggccaagtcagagtccagacctcaatccaattgagaatttgtggctggacttgaaaagggctgttcactcacaattcccatgcaatctgacggagtttgagcagttttgcaaATGTTATGATTCAACAACAAcaaatatataattgagacaggttttttgataacaaataaaacatttattaaacactgctaaaaaaaccccaaaagtaaacgaacgactaacttaaccgaaAGTTGACTGCTCTACCGCAGCTCAAACAATTCTTAAAGCGAGAATtgcgaactcagttctttaaagtagtattgcaaaaagtccaaaatgaCTTACACAGTCAGTTAGGAAAGACTTTCCTTGGAGTAATAAAATCCTCTTTCGCGactttactgctgatcccagccgaagtatgcTTTGCCAAGGGACTTACGATTGAAGAAAATAGAAcggtttaaaggcactgacctttccttagCGAAACTCTGCgtccaactctttctgctctcAGAAATGCAGGAGTTCTCATGGACACAGGTTACTAACTCCTTGTACGAAGATTTAATAAGGTCAAACCTGCTTTACAGCCGACAACACCAACTTTCCTCGATTCTCCCAGCTTCCCGAACTtcgataaatcttcactctctgaccGGACTGAACTGCCAGTAAAACTTTGAGGCTTagggcagaaagtaaaactccactttaaaacaaaactgcgtcctAACATTGAATACgcagcagaacggagtcactAGCGAATTCAACCATGAACTGCCCCGCATCACAGGGAGGAGGAAAATTTgcaatgtccagatgtgcaaagctgatagagacttacCTACAAAgtctcaaggctgtaattactgCCAAAGGTGCCTCTACTAAATTATATCTaagaagggggtgagtaattatgcagttAATTACTTTgggtttaataattgtaataaatttagaccaatttgtagaaattttgttttcactttggcatgaaagttttctgtcgatcagtgtcaaaaaaagctaaATTTGAaccatgattcaatgttgtaaaacattaaaacatgaaaacttccaaaaggggatgaatactttttacaaGAACTGTTGCTAAAGATTTGGCTTCCACTGCCCTTAGTGCCAGAGGATTCCAAATTCATTACACTCCAGGAGAGCACGGAGCCACCACTcctcgctgaacatcgacggcttctcggtagagatcgctaagagcaccaaatttcttggtgttcacctggtggagaacctcacctggtccctcaacaccagctccatagcaaagaaagcccagcagcgtctctaccttctgtgaaggctgaggaaaatccatctcctaccctctatcctcatcacattctacaggggttgtattgagagcatgaCTGCCTGGTtccgaaattgcaccatctcggatcacaagaccccgCAGCGGattgtgaggtcagctgagaagatcatcggggtctctcttcccgccatcatggacatttacactacacgctgcatccgcaaaggaaacagcattatgaaggaccccacgcacccctcatacaaactatgtaactgtttcttcccccaagctatcagactcctcaatacccagagcatggactgacaccttactaccctattgtcctgtttattatttattgtaatgcctgcactgttttgtgcacttcatgcagtcctgggtaggtctgtagtctagagtagtgtttttctgtgttgttttttatgtagctcagtctagattttgtactgtttcatgtaacaccatggtcctgaaaaacatcttgTTTTTACCGTGTACTGCAGTtaaggtcgaaatgacaataaaaaaagtgacttgacgtgATCTTGCACAACAATTCTCATACAGAAGCATGATGACTAGAAATGATTGCAATATGGAATTTCTTTCCAAACATTAAATAATTAATTTCCAGTCATAACTATagttgttatgtacacattcatagtGACTACCCTACAAAAACAAAGAATTACTAATATTTAGGATtcaagtcatagaaaactacaccacagaaacaggccctttggcccatctaatccatgcagaTCAATTTAAACTGTCTAGGTCTCATCAACCTGAACCagaaccacagccctccatatccctaccaaaTCCATGCACTCATCTAAACTCCATCAGTGTCCATGTTCACATTTGattatcattcaactatacatgaatacagcctaatgaaacagcattcctccagggccaaggtataAAACTTAGTACCAACACATACACAGCACATGTAGCACATAAGATAGTACACAGCCACAAAAagtatatagcccaagtccctgcaTCCATGGGTGCAGCTAAAGAGACAGTGGCGCCTACAGCAAATCCTTGGCTTCCATCTTCagaaatatctctatttttccctttcagggttcttttgaagaccctgacctggaattacGCACTGACTTTGGTTCactgcgggaatgggacccgctcttggggtCTCACAACTGGCAGctattcgatataccaaggacaCAGCCTAAATGATTAGCTCGCCCTCAGAGTTCCAGGATTTTGCGGCTCTGGAGGCGGACAGACTCATGGTCCGTGTCTCTGCAGGGATTCGGTcatggaagatcgaaagcagcaagctggctttgtgcccagagacccgagttctttgggcacagagctcagaaaaagtgacttATAACATCAtatatcagcgagttgtttgttgagtctcccctctctctgtgaaaaacacacctccttttcccttattagggaaagagagagcctgtgacATGTCAAATTACCAGGTAAATGAGTAGTCTCTGGGCTACTGCGTCTgggtctttactgatgctttgctgcatgcttgagtactCTGTGGGGGCGGTGacgcttttttgctggtgggatagctgctttgctgctgcttacgcgtgggggggggggagccggGGGCTTAGGGGTTCTAAAATTTAActgtcattcgttctttggggcactcctcttttcatggatggttctgaagaaaaagcatctcaggatgtgtattgtatacatatTTCTGATATTAAATATACCGTGAACGTTGTTGGCAAGAGCAAGCCTGCAGCAGTTTGTAGATGAACACAATCCTACTTGCCTTTCACCAAGCAAACCCGGGAGACCAGCATCAACGCCAGCACAGAAACTGCGTCACACTGCCTCTGGGCACGGACTCCAATacctctctcctgggcagctgcaaaCAGACAACACCTGCATGGAGCCTAGTCCACATTACAACTGAGACCACACAGCTTCCCTGCCATCGGTCTCCCCAGTGAACCAGACATCcagcattccacattaccaatgtccaagaaGGTCTTGGGATCACAAGAAAAAAGTCCAAGATATTCACTTGCTGTTTAGACTGCACATGGCCTTCGTGTACCGAATCCAACGTctttctgtagcaggcagcaatacagtctgcaccaagtccagctcctccgcTGATGAGGAGCTCGCTGATGGAATAGATTTGCATTACTCGAACTTCTTAATGTTAATTgtaaaatagttttaaaaaaaaagtaacacTTTTGGTGGCCCCATAAATGCTGCTGGATCCATGCATCCGCCATCTTACCGAAGTTCCGGAAGTCAACAAAGCAAAACCTCTGAATGATTAAATACAGTAAA from Hypanus sabinus isolate sHypSab1 chromosome 3, sHypSab1.hap1, whole genome shotgun sequence carries:
- the ost4 gene encoding dolichyl-diphosphooligosaccharide--protein glycosyltransferase subunit 4; this translates as MITDVQLAIFANMLGVSLFLLVVLYHYVAVNNPKKLE